The Pseudonocardia sp. HH130630-07 DNA window CCCGGTTGTCCGGGCGCAGCCCGACCGAGCGCGACCCGCTCGCGCCGTACCAGCGCCACCACTGGTCGTCGTCGGCGGTGCGGGGGATCGTCAGGTGCGCGACGAACATGCCCAGCTCGTCCAGCCCGACCTCGCCGAAGACCAGACCGCGGGTGCGTGACCGGGTGCCCTCGGCGACCACCACGACGTCGGCCTCGATCTGCTCGCCGTCGTGCAGGGTCGCCGTGACGTGGTCCCCGTGCTCGGTCAGCTCCCGGATCTGCTGGTCGAAGCGATAGTCGGTGGACGCGCGGGTGTGCTCGTAGAGGATGCGGGACAGCTCCCCGCGCAGGATCTCCATCTCCGCGGTGGCGCCGTCGGTACCACCGGTGCCGGCCGGGAACTCGGCGACCACGGCGCCCGCCCCGTCCACGAAGCGCAGCCCGACCTCGCCGGTCCCGGCGGCGAGCGCCTCGGTCTCCAGCCCCATCCGCCGCAGGACCTCCCGTGCGGAACCCCGGACGTCGATGTTCTGGCCCTCGTCGCGCAACCGCGGCGCCCGCTCGACGACGGTGGTGCGCCAGCCCCGCGCGTGCAGTTGGTGGGCGAGGGCGGGGCCGGCGATGCTGGCTCCGGAGATCAGGGCGTGACGGGGCACGGGTGTCCTTTCGCAGGGAATTCCAGGCTATCCCCGATCGGGTTCCCGTTCGCCCGATAATCGAACCCGCACAATGGCCGGAATGACCGTTCCCGGCGGGAATGCGCCTACCGGGCGATCCGCCCGCCCGCGTCCGTGCGGCCGCCGCCGGACCCGGCGGTACCCTGCACGTTCCCCACCGACCGGAGAGCGCTCCCCGTGCACCTCAAGACGCTGACGATGAAGGGCTTCAAGTCCTTCGCCTCGGCCACCACGCTGCGCCTGGAACCGGGGATCACCTGCGTCGTCGGGCCGAACGGCTCCGGCAAGTCCAACGTCGTCGACGCGATCAGCTGGGTGCTCGGTGAGCAGGGCGCCAAGGCGCTGCGCGGCGGCAAGATGGAGGACGTCATCTTCGCCGGCACCTCCGGGCGCGGAGCGCTGGGCCGCGCCGAGGTGACGCTGACGATCGACAACTCCGACGGGGCCCTGCCGATCGACTACTCCGAGGTCTCGGTGACCCGCCGGATGTTCCGCGACGGCGCCGGGGAGTACGAGATCAACGGGTCCCGGGCCCGGCTGCTCGACGTGCAGGAGCTGCTCTCGGACTCGGGCATCGGCCGGGAGATGCACGTGATCGTCGGGCAGGGGCAGCTCGACGGGGTGCTGCAGTCCAAGCCCGAGGACCGGCGCTCCTACATCGAGGAGGCCGCCGGGGTCCTCAAGCACCGCAAGCGCAAGGAGAAGGCGCTGCGGAAGCTGGACGCGATGCAGGCCAACCTGACCCGGCTCACCGACCTCACCGCCGAGCTGCGCCGCCAGCTCAAGCCCCTGGGCCGCCAGGCCGAGATCGCCCGCAAGGCCCAGTCCGTGCAGAGCGAGCTGCGCGACGCGCGGCTCCGGCTCGCCGCCGACGACCTGGTGACGCTGCAGGAGGAGATCACCCGGGAGGAGGCGTCCCAGGACCAGGCCCGGCAGCGGCGCGCCGAGGTCGAGGAGCAGCTGGAGGCGGCCCGGGAACGCCAGCAGGAGCTGGAGACCGCGCTCGCCGCGGACGCGCCGCGGCTGCAGACCGCGCAGGACACCTGGTACCAGCTCTCCGCGCTGGCCGAGCGGCTGCGCGGCACCGTCCGCCTGGCCGAGGAGCGGGTCCGGCACCTGACCTCCTCCGGCGCGGTGGGGCACACCCCCGGCCGGGACCCGGACGAGACCGAGGCCGAGGCCGAGGTGATCGCCGAGCAGGAGGAGGAGCTGGTCGCGGGCGTCGACGAGGCCCGGCGCCGGCTCGACGAGGTCGTCACCGAGAAGGCCGAGCGGGAACGGACGCTGGTCGCCGCGGAGCGCGAGCACCTCGCCGCCGTCCGGGCGATCGCCGACCGCCGGGCCGGGATCGCGACGCTCGCCGGCAAGGCCGACGCGCTGCGGTCCGGGGTGGCGGCGACCGCGGAGGAGATCGAGCGGCTGTCCGAGGCGCTGGCCGAGGCGACCGCGCGCACCGAGCAGGCCGATGCCGAGCTGCTCTCCGCCCGCGACGGCCTCGGGCCCGAGGCGTCCGAGGACGCCGGGGACGCGTCCGCCGGGCGGGTCGAGCAGGCCGAGACCGCGCACCGGGCGGCAGCCGACCGGGTCGCCGAGCTGGGCCGCGCGGAGCGCGACGCCGAGCAGCGCCGCGCGCACTGGCGGGCCCGGGTGGAGGCGTTGCAGGTCGGGCTCGTCCGGCGCGACGGCACCGGTGCGCTGCTCGACTCCGGGACGGAGAACGACGTGCTGGGCGCCGTCGCCGAGCTGGTCGAGGTGCAGCCGGACGCCCGCGCCGCGGTCGCGGCCGCGCTCGGGGAGGTCGCCGAGGGCGTCGCCGTGGCGTCGGTCTCCGCGGCGGCCGGGGCGCTGCGCTCGCTGCGCGACGGCGACGCGGGACGGGCCGCGCTGCTCGTCGCCGGGGTCTCCGCGGCCACCGGTGCGCCGGTCCCGGTCGCCGTGCCCGACACCGACCCGCCGGCCGGCCGGTGGGCCGCCGCGCTCGTGACCGCCCCGCCCGCGCTGGGTGCGGCGCTGGCCGCACTGCTGCGCGACGTCGTCGTCGTGGCGGATCTGGACACCGCGGCGACCGCGCTCGCGGCGCGGCCGGACCTCACCGCCGTCACCACCGACGGGGACCTGCTCACCGCGCACGTCGCCCGTGGCGGCGCCGGGGCCGGTGAGGGTGCGCTGCAGCTGCAGGCCGCCGTCGACGACGCCGTGACCGAGCGGGACGCCGTGGACGCCGAGCTGGAGTCGCTGCGTCCCACCCTCGAGGGCGCCCGCGCCGAGGAGGAGGCCCGCGGTACCGATCTGACCGCCGCCCGGACCGCGGTCGCCGACGCCGACCGGCGCCGGGCCGCGGCCGCCGCGCAGCTGGGGCGCCTGGAGCAGGTCGTCGCGTCCGCCACGGCCGAGGCGCAGCGGCTGCGGGAGCGCCGGGACGGGGTCGAGGCCCGCCGCTCGGAGTCGCTGATCGCGCTGGAGGCCGCCGAGCACCAGCTCTCGCTCGCCTCCGACGCCCCCACCGACGAGGAGCCGGACACCGAGCTGCGCGACGAGGCCGCCGAGCGGGTCGAGGAGGTCCGCTCCGAGGAGGTCGAGTGCCGGCTCGCGCTGCGCACCGCAGAGGAGCGGGCCCGCGCGATCGCCGGTCGCGCCGAGACCCTGCGCCGCCAGGCGCACGCCGAGCGCCAGGCCCGGTCCCGGGCCGCCGCCGCGGCCGCGGAGCGGGAACGCGCCTCGGAGATCGCGCGGCTGGTCGTCGACGCCGGTGGCACGGCGTGCGAGCGGATCGAGCTGTCGCTGGCCGTCGCGACCATCGAGCGCGACGAGGTGCACGCCGCGCGGGCCGAGCGCGAGCGCGCGCACCACGAGGCCCGGGAGGCCACGACCCGGCTGACCGGGCTGCTGGAGAAGCTCACCGACGCCGTGCACCGCGACGAGATGGTCCGCCAGCAGACCCGGATGCGTCTCGACCAGCTGACCGAGAAGATCCTCGCCGACCACGGGATCGGCGGCGACGAGCTGGTCGCCGAGTACGGGCCGGACGTGCCGGTGCCGCCGTCGGAGGCCGACGTCGCGGAGTACGAGGCCGCGAAGGAACGCGGCGAGCAGGTGTCCGCACCGCCGGCCGTGCCGTTCGACCGGGGGACCCAGGAGCGGCGCCGGAAACGGGCCGAGAAGGACCTGTCGCTGCTCGGCAAGGTCAACCCGCTGGCGCTGGAGGAGTTCGCCGCGCTGGAGGAGCGCTACCGCTTCCTGTCCACCCAGCTGGAGGACCTGAAGAACACGCGGCGCGACCTGCTCGTCGTGGTCCGCGAGGTCGACGACAAGATCCTCGAGGTCTTCACGACGGCCTACCACGACGTGGCCGCCGAGTTCGAGACCGTGTTCGCGACGCTGTTCCCCGGTGGTGACGGCCGGCTCGTCCTCACCGATCCCGACGACATGCTGACCACCGGCATCGAGGTGGAGGCCCGGCCGCCGGGGAAGAAGGTCAAGCGGCTGTCGCTGCTGTCCGGCGGGGAGCGGTCGCTCACCGCGATGGCGTTGCTGGTGGCGATCTTCCGGGCCCGGCCGTCGCCGTTCTACGTGCTCGACGAGATCGAGGCCGCCCTCGACGACGTCAACCTGCGCCGGCTGATCTCGCTGATGGAGGAGCTGCGGGCGAACAGCCAGCTCATCGTCATCACCCACCAGAAGCCGACGATGGAGGTCGCGGACGCGCTCTACGGCGTCTCGATGCGGGGGGACGGGATCACCCAGGTGATCTCGCAGCGGCTGCGCCCCGCGTCGTAGACGTCTGCACATCGCGGCCGTTGGTCGCTTGTTCTACGCGCGGGCGGTTTTCCCGGTTAGCCCGTGGTCGGTTGCTGATCTCGATACGGTGCGCTCTGCACGTCCACCATTCGATGTCGACTGCAATGGTCGGTAGACCGGAATTCAAGTAGCTCCGGGTTGACGGCGGCTGTCCAGGCCATCGTGCTCGAAGCTGCTTCCGGTCGTCACGGGAAAGAATCCGATACCGGTGACCACTCGAGAGAGCAGAGCTTTCGCATCATCCATCAAGACCGCGTTGGCCGTCATGGTCCTCGTAGCCGGCGCCGGTTCCGCGGGTCCGTCGGCTGAGACCCGACCCCCGAGCCCGGCAGACGGCACGATCGCTGTCGAGGCGATCTCGATGACGACGCGCCCTTCGGGCTATGTGCGTGCGGAGTCCATGGAGCAGGCGAACGATCCTGGACGCCCTTGAGTCATCTGGAGCGTCGGAATCGGCGGCCGTCGTCGCTGCCGGTGTCACGTTCGGCCCGTGCACCCTCGAGCCCACTCGCATCTACATGCGCACCTCGGGAGGACTGGGGGCGAAGCCGTACACCGTGTGTGATGTTCCGGTGACTTCCATCAGGCAGGGCACCGATCTGCGGTATAAGTGGGGTCCGTGGTGGCGGACGGCCGCGAGCTACCCGGGTCACGGGAATCAGAGTCAGGCCCGGTATGAGCAGCGTAACGTCCAGTGGGCCTGCCAGGGCTCGGCGTCGACGACCTGGGCAGGCACGACGGTCGGTACCATTGTCTACGGTGGTGAGACATTCTATGCGCGGGTTTACCAGGTTCCGACAGAGCAGAGCTGTGGAGCGTGAACCGGTTGTGCGTCTGGTCTACGAGCGTACGAGTCCCCCCGGAGAAGACTCCGGAGTGGAGCCGCTCATCGCTGTCTGTGCTGACGAGGACGAGGCTCGGCGCATCGAAGCTGACAGCTCTGCGCGCGGCCGGCACGTCTCGTGGGAGGAGCACCCGCTGCAGGGGACCGATCGCGAGGTCGGGCCTCTGGAAGTCGGCCGGATCGTGCACGTGGTCCTGCTCGGCGGAAGCGACATCGTCGACGGGCCGGACGACCCCATCGGCATCGCCGTCTACGCCGACGGCGAGGCCGCCGAGCGACGAGCGGCCGAGGAACTCCGCACGACCGGCTCGCCCGGCTACCGCGCGATCGCCCTCCCCGTCGGATGGCGAGCCCCCGGCCCCGGGCGTTCGGGCTGATCGAACTCCTGGCTGCGTCCGGTGCCGCTGGTGGCACCGGACGCAGCCCAGGATCTGATCACCGGGCACCGGTGGGGCCGACTGCCGGGCTGCGCCGCCGCGGTCGCCGGCGCCGGTCCGGCACGGTCACCGCCGTGGGCCCGCCGCGGCCGCCGTGCGGTCACCGGCGCCGCCCGGCGAGGTCGCCGACGCAGGCCGCCGCAACCGGTGCGACCACCGATACCGGCCGACGCGGCGACCGGCCGGGCGGCGGGTCCCGTGACCTGCGCGGCACCCGAGCCGCCACGACCGCACCGACCGGGGCCCGACGCGACCGGCGGGCCCCTGACCGGGCGTGGCAGGGTTGCACGGGTGACCACGCAGACCATCTGGATCGTCGTCGCGGTCGTCGTGGCCGTGCTGCTGATCGCCGTCGTCGCGGGGCTGCTGATCGCCCGCCGCAGGCGGATCAGCCTGCGCGAGGACGACCCTCAGCGCGAGCTCGGCACCGACGGGACCGCCACGGCGCCGCCGAAGAAGGGCGGCAGCTACCAGGCCGGTGGCGGGTTCGACTTCGCGTCGGGCACGGCCGCCGCCCCGGAGCGCCCCGCCGCCGACGGGTCGGCCCCGGGCGTCACCGAGCCGGTCGAGCGGCCGGACGTGGCGCCGGTCGCCCCCGTCGAGGGCCCGACCGCCGACGAGGTCCGCACCCCGCCGGGTGGGAACCCCGTCGTCGGCGGGGCGACCGAGGCCCGGACCCCGCCCGGCGGGCTCCCCGTGTCGACCGCGCCGCCGGTGCGCCCGGGGACCGCGCCGAGCAGCCCGACCGTCCCGACCGAGAGCCGCGAGCCCGCGGACCCGGCGGTCCCCACACCGGCCGACCGGGGTGTCATCGACACCGCCGAGGCCAGCAAGGACCCCGCGACCCAGCAGCTCGTCCGGCCGCCGGCCGGCGCGCCCCCGACGTCGGCGCCCCCGGCCCCGGAGGCTCCGGCGCCCCGGGCCCCGGCACCGGTCCCGGCCGACACGATCGACCCCGCCGAGGGACGGATCGAGCGGCTGCGCGGGCGGCTGTCCCGGTCCCGCTCCGGCCTCGGGCAGAGCCTGCTCGGCCTGCTCGGCGCCGGTGACCTGGACGAGGACTCCTGGGAGGACGTCGAGGCGACGCTGCTGCAGGCCGACCTCGGCCCGGAGACGACCGCCGAGGTCGTCGAGAAGCTGCGCCACCGGCTCGCCGCCCGTGGCGTCCGTACCGCCGAGCAGGTGCGCGAGACGCTGCGCGAGGTGCTCGTCGAGGCGCTGGAGACCGGGCAGGGCCGCTCGGTGCACGTGCTGCCGCAGGAGGGGCGCCCGGCGGTGGTGCTCGTCGTCGGCGTCAACGGCACCGGCAAGACGACCACCACCGGCAAGCTCGCCCGGGTGCTCGTCGCCGGCGGCCGCCAGGTCACCCTCGGTGCGGCCGACACGTTCCGGGCCGCGGCCGCGGAACAGCTCGTGACCTGGGGGGAGCGCTCCGGCGCCGGTGTCGTCCGGGGTCCGGAGGGGTCCGACCCGGCGTCGGTCGCGTTCGAGGCGGTCAAGCGCGGCACCGCCGGCGGCGCCGACGCCGTCCTGCTCGACACCGCGGGCCGGCTGCACACCAAGACCGGCCTGATGGACGAGCTCGGCAAGGTCAAGCGGGTCGTCGAGAAGCAGGCCAGGGTCGACGAGGTACTGCTCGTCCTCGACGCCACGACCGGCCAGAACGGGCTGACCCAGGCCCGGGTGTTCGGCGAGGTCGTCGACGTCACCGGGATCGTGCTGACCAAGCTCGACGGCACCGCCAAGGGCGGCATCGTCTTCCGGGTGCAGCGCGAGCTCGGCGTGCCGGTGAAGCTCGTCGGGCTCGGCGAGGGCCCGGACGATCTCGCGCCGTTCGAGGCCGGGGCGTTCGTCGACGCCCTGCTGAACTGAGCCGCGGGTGCCGGGGCGCGGACCGCGCCCCGGCACCACTGCGCCGTGTGGCGGATCACGGATCGGCCCGTCCGGCTGACGTTCGGACCCCCGGATCCTGTTGGGTAACCCAACCGTCATCCGGATCGCGGGGCTGTTAACCGGTACGAAACGGACCGGCGCCCGGTGCGAAACACGCGCTCACCATTCTTCCTCCCCAGTCGGACACCGACATGACGTGGGAGGAAACGACGTGCCACAGGAAGCCCTCAACGGCGGCGACACCGCCTGGATCCTCGCGAGCGCCGCGCTCGTGCTGCTGATGACGCCGGGTGTGGCGCTGTTCTACGGCGGCCAGGCACGCTCCAAGACCGTCCTCAACATGATGATGATGTGCTTCAGCTCGCTGGGGCTCGTCGGCGTGCTGTGGATCCTCTTCGGCTACTCGATGGCCTTCGGCACCGACATCGGC harbors:
- a CDS encoding FAD-dependent monooxygenase, whose amino-acid sequence is MPRHALISGASIAGPALAHQLHARGWRTTVVERAPRLRDEGQNIDVRGSAREVLRRMGLETEALAAGTGEVGLRFVDGAGAVVAEFPAGTGGTDGATAEMEILRGELSRILYEHTRASTDYRFDQQIRELTEHGDHVTATLHDGEQIEADVVVVAEGTRSRTRGLVFGEVGLDELGMFVAHLTIPRTADDDQWWRWYGASGSRSVGLRPDNRGTTRAMLNHLTDVRGLETLDRADQVTILRRTFADAGWQTRRILDALDDAPMYFDAIAQARLTRWNHGRVVLLGDAAWSAGPFGTGTSLALVGAYVLAGELAGADGDATAKTAAALARYEERMRPYVDWAQDVRPSAIRAMNPRSAAGLAVQRTALRAAAPIMSKLGRITGRASRMPSIMTELPHYPAPLRPVAPA
- the smc gene encoding chromosome segregation protein SMC, whose amino-acid sequence is MHLKTLTMKGFKSFASATTLRLEPGITCVVGPNGSGKSNVVDAISWVLGEQGAKALRGGKMEDVIFAGTSGRGALGRAEVTLTIDNSDGALPIDYSEVSVTRRMFRDGAGEYEINGSRARLLDVQELLSDSGIGREMHVIVGQGQLDGVLQSKPEDRRSYIEEAAGVLKHRKRKEKALRKLDAMQANLTRLTDLTAELRRQLKPLGRQAEIARKAQSVQSELRDARLRLAADDLVTLQEEITREEASQDQARQRRAEVEEQLEAARERQQELETALAADAPRLQTAQDTWYQLSALAERLRGTVRLAEERVRHLTSSGAVGHTPGRDPDETEAEAEVIAEQEEELVAGVDEARRRLDEVVTEKAERERTLVAAEREHLAAVRAIADRRAGIATLAGKADALRSGVAATAEEIERLSEALAEATARTEQADAELLSARDGLGPEASEDAGDASAGRVEQAETAHRAAADRVAELGRAERDAEQRRAHWRARVEALQVGLVRRDGTGALLDSGTENDVLGAVAELVEVQPDARAAVAAALGEVAEGVAVASVSAAAGALRSLRDGDAGRAALLVAGVSAATGAPVPVAVPDTDPPAGRWAAALVTAPPALGAALAALLRDVVVVADLDTAATALAARPDLTAVTTDGDLLTAHVARGGAGAGEGALQLQAAVDDAVTERDAVDAELESLRPTLEGARAEEEARGTDLTAARTAVADADRRRAAAAAQLGRLEQVVASATAEAQRLRERRDGVEARRSESLIALEAAEHQLSLASDAPTDEEPDTELRDEAAERVEEVRSEEVECRLALRTAEERARAIAGRAETLRRQAHAERQARSRAAAAAAERERASEIARLVVDAGGTACERIELSLAVATIERDEVHAARAERERAHHEAREATTRLTGLLEKLTDAVHRDEMVRQQTRMRLDQLTEKILADHGIGGDELVAEYGPDVPVPPSEADVAEYEAAKERGEQVSAPPAVPFDRGTQERRRKRAEKDLSLLGKVNPLALEEFAALEERYRFLSTQLEDLKNTRRDLLVVVREVDDKILEVFTTAYHDVAAEFETVFATLFPGGDGRLVLTDPDDMLTTGIEVEARPPGKKVKRLSLLSGGERSLTAMALLVAIFRARPSPFYVLDEIEAALDDVNLRRLISLMEELRANSQLIVITHQKPTMEVADALYGVSMRGDGITQVISQRLRPAS
- the ftsY gene encoding signal recognition particle-docking protein FtsY, with product MTTQTIWIVVAVVVAVLLIAVVAGLLIARRRRISLREDDPQRELGTDGTATAPPKKGGSYQAGGGFDFASGTAAAPERPAADGSAPGVTEPVERPDVAPVAPVEGPTADEVRTPPGGNPVVGGATEARTPPGGLPVSTAPPVRPGTAPSSPTVPTESREPADPAVPTPADRGVIDTAEASKDPATQQLVRPPAGAPPTSAPPAPEAPAPRAPAPVPADTIDPAEGRIERLRGRLSRSRSGLGQSLLGLLGAGDLDEDSWEDVEATLLQADLGPETTAEVVEKLRHRLAARGVRTAEQVRETLREVLVEALETGQGRSVHVLPQEGRPAVVLVVGVNGTGKTTTTGKLARVLVAGGRQVTLGAADTFRAAAAEQLVTWGERSGAGVVRGPEGSDPASVAFEAVKRGTAGGADAVLLDTAGRLHTKTGLMDELGKVKRVVEKQARVDEVLLVLDATTGQNGLTQARVFGEVVDVTGIVLTKLDGTAKGGIVFRVQRELGVPVKLVGLGEGPDDLAPFEAGAFVDALLN